The DNA window AACTTCCTCCACCGCGGTCAGCATGCCTACCTCGGCTACGGGCTGGTCTCGGCTCGCCGTCACGACCCCGCGATCGACGTGCGGGATCTGCCGCCGCTCGACGCGATCCTGCTCTCACACCTGCACGGCGACCACTGGGATCGGGTCGCACAACGCCACCTCGACCGGGAGCTGCCGGTGCTGACCACCCCGCACGCGGCGAAAAGGCTGCGTCGCAAGGGCTTCGGACGTGCCGTGGGGTTGGACACGTGGCAGAGTTACACCCTGGCCGCGCACGACGCGCAGGTGGTGGTGACCGCGATGCCGGGCGAGCACGCCCCGGTCATCGCTCGCCGTCTGCTGCCGCCCGTGATGGGCAGCGTCCTCGAGTTCGGTCCACTCGGCGGCCCGGTCGAGCGCCGGTTGTACATCTCGGGGGACACGCTGTTCGTCGATGCACTGAAGGAGATTCCGCGCCGTCATCCCGATCTCGATGCGGGCGTGGTGCATCTCGGCGGGACCCGGCTGCCGGCGGGCGACCGGCTGCCGTTCGGGTTGACCGTGACGATGGACGGTCGGCAGGGCGCCGACCTGGTGGAGTTGCTCTCCCTGCCGAAGGTGGTGCCGGTGCATTTCGACGACTACACCGTGTTCGCGTCACCGCTGTCCGACTTCCGCGACGAGGCCACCCGCCGCGGTTTCGGCGACCGGATCGTGTACGTCGATCGCGGCGAGACGGTGACCCTCTAGCCTCGCGGCGGAGCGCGGCGATCAGCCCTCCCGGTGCGGCAGGAACTCCTGAGCCTTCGTCTTGATGCCGGTCTTGACGAACCCCCACGCGTTCTCGTCGCCGCCCAGGACGGCGGACGCCGCATCCTTGAACTGCGCCCACGTCGCATGCGGCGGAATGGGGGGCATGTCCGGGTCGGTGTGGACGTCCAGCACGGTGGGCCGGTCGGCGGCCAGCGCCCGCTCCCAGGCGCCGGCGAGCGCGTCGGGATCCTCGACCGTGATGCCCTGCAGGCCCAGACCCGCGGCGAACGCGGCGTAGTCGACGTCGGGCAGGGTCTGGGATTCCGTGAACTTCGGTGCGCCGGCCATGGCCCGCATCTCCCACGTCACCTGATTGAGGTCGTTGTTGTGCAGCACCGCGACGATCAGGCGCGGATCGGACCACTCCTGCCAGTACCGTTTGATCGTCACGAGCTCGGCCATCCCGTTCATCTGCATCGCACCGTCCCCGGCGAACACGATCGCGGGCCGCTCGGGGTGGGCGAACTTGGCGCCGATGCCGTACGGGACACCGGGCCCCATCGTCGCGAGCGTCCCGGACAGGGAGCCGCGGATGTTTCCCCGGAAACGGAGTTGGCGCGCATACCAGTTCGCGGCCGACCCCGAGTCGGCCGTGACGATCGCGTCGTCCGGCAGGATCGGCGACAGCTCGGAGAACAACCGCAACGGATTGACCGGGTCGGCCGCCACCTGCGCCTGCATCTCCATCGTCTCCCACCAGCGGGCGACGTCGGCCTCGATCTTCTCGCGCCAGGACCGATCCTGTTTCCGCTCCAGGAGCGGGATCAGGGCGCGCAACGCGGTGCGCGCGTCGGCGACCAGGTTGACCTCGTTGGGGTAGCGCATCCCCACGAAGCGTGCGTCGATGTCGATCTGCACCGCGCGGGCCTGGTCGTACTCGGGCATGAACTGGCTGTACGGAAAGCTCGACCCCACGGTGAGCAGCGTGTCGCACCCGGTCATCATCTCGTAGCTCGGACGGGTGCCGAGCAGTCCGATCGATCCGGTGACCCACGCCAGCTCGTCGGAGAGCACGTCCTTGCCCAACAGGGCTTTGGCGGCGCCCGCGCCCAGCAGCTCCGCCACCTCGGCCAGTTCGGCGTGCGCCTCGCGGGCCCCGGTGCCGACCAGCATCGCGACCTTGGTGCCGGCGTTGAGGACGTCGGCGGCGCGCCGGATCGCGGCGTCGTCCGGGGCGATCTCCGGGAGGTCGAGGCCGAGGCTCGACGGCACCATCTTGAACTCGTGCGTCGGGGGTGAGTACGGCAGCTCCTGCACGTCGCCCGGGATGATCAGTGCGGTGGGCGCGCGTTGCGCGAGCGCGGTGCGGATCGCGCGGTCGAGGACGTTGGGCAGCTGCTCGGGCACGTTCACGGTCTGCACGTAGTCGGCCGCCACGTCCTTGTACAGGCTGGCCAGATCCACCTCCTGCTGGTACGAACCGCCCATCGCGCTGCGATCGGTCTGTCCGACGATCGCAACCACCGGCACGTGGTCCAGCTTCGCGTCGTACAGGCCGTTGAGGAGGTGGATCGCGCCCGGCCCCGAGGTGGCCATGCACACGCCGACCCGGCCCGAGAACTTCGCGTAGCCCACCGCCTGGAACGCGCACATCTCCTCGTGCCGGGCCTGGACGAACTTCGGACGGTTGTCGGCGCGTCCCCATGCGGCGAGGATCCCGTTGATGCCGTCACCGGGATAGGCGAAGACGTGCTCGACGTCCCATGCGCGTAGACGCTCCAGGAGATAGTCCGCGACGTTCGGGCCGGCCATCGTGCCCCCTCTGCAGATCGGGTCGGAGCGGCACCGGTCGAATACCCGCCCCTCCGGGCGGCAAACGACGCGCCGATGTCGTGGAACGGTCCGGGGCTTTGTAGGTCACCCTTACCTGACCGGACGATCGTGCGCGCTTCATACTGGACCTTCCGGATGTGGTCGGGCGGCAGCCCGGCCGCCGGCTCGCGGAGGCGCCCCGGCGCCCGTGTCAGAAAGGCAGGGAGAGCAGCAGTGACCTACACGATTGCCGAACCGTGCGTCGATGTGATGGACAAGGCCTGTATCGAGGAGTGCCCGGTCGACTGCATCTACGAGGGCGGCCGCATGCTCTACATCCATCCGGACGAGTGCGTGGACTGCGGTGCGTGTGAACCGGTCTGCCCTGTCGAGGCCATCTTCTACGAGGACGACGTCCCGGACCAGTGGACGGCGTACGTGGCCGCCAACGTCGACTTCTTCGACGATCTGGGCTCGCCCGGCGGCGCGGCCAAGCTCGGCAAGGTCGACTACGACACGCCGATGATCAAGGCCCTGCCCCCCATGAACGAGGACTGACCGGGCACTCGCCGAGGACCCGACGGAAGCATTCGAGGAACATCAGTTGCCGCGCACAGCCAAGACCCTGCCCGATTTCCCGTGGGACTCGCTCGCGTCCGCGAAGGAGAAGGCGCAGGCGCACCACGACGGCATCGTGAACCTGTCCGTCGGGACACCGGTGGATCCCGTCGCGCCCGTCATCCAGGATGCGTTGGCGTCGGTCGCGGCGGTGCCGGGCTATCCCACGACGCACGGCACCGACGCGCTGCGGGAGACGGCAGTGGCTTCGCTGGCGCGGCGCTACGGGATGACCGGGATCGATCCCGCGGCCGTGCTGCCGGTGATCGGCACCAAGGAGGTCATCGCGTGGTTGCCGACCCTGCTGGGGCTCGGCGCCGACGACCTCGTGGTGATCCCCGAGGTCGCGTACCCGACGTACGAGGTGGGTGCGCTGCTCGCCGGCGCGCGGGTGGTGCGAGCGGACGGGACCGCGCAGCTGGGCCCGCAGAAGCCGGCGCTGATCTTCGTCAACTCGCCGTCCAATCCCACCGGCAAGGTGCTCGGGGTCGAGCATCTGCGCAAGGTGGTCGACTTCGCGCGTGAGCGGGGCGCGATCGTCGCGTCCGACGAGTGCTACCTCGGCCTGGCGTGGGAGGGCGAGGCGGTGTCGATCCTCGACCCGCGCGTGTGCGGCGGCGACCACACCGGTCTGCTGGCGATCCACTCGCTGTCGAAGACGTCGAACCTCGCGAGCTACCGCGCCGGCTTCCTGGCGGGCGACCCCACGCTCATCGCGGAGCTGCTCGAGGTGCGCAAGCACGCCGGCATGATCATGCCGACGCCCATCCAGGCGGCCATGGCCGCGGCTCTGGCCGACGATGCGCAGGAGCGCGACCAGCGCGAGCGGTACCGCGGACGTCGCGAGATCCTGCTCGCCGCGGTGCGCGGTGCCGGGTTCACGGTCGACGACTCCGAGGCCGGGCTCTACCTGTGGGCCACCCGCGGTGAGGACTGCCGCGACACCGTCGACTGGTTCGCCGACCGCGGCATCCTGGTCGCGCCCGGCGACTTCTACGGCCCGCGCGGGCAGAAGCACGTGCGGATCGCCCTGACCGCCTCGGACGAGCGGATCGCGGCCGCGGCTTCCCGCCTCTCCTGACTCGTCCCGCCCGGCGCCCCCGCGTTCTGCGCATTCGTCGCGGGCGCGGGACGGTCCTTTCCGCGTGCCGCGCACTCGTTGCGGGGCGCGCGGGGTGGTGTCGGGCGTAGCCTGAGCTTGGTTGCAGTCACCTGGCTCTTCGCCGAGGAGGGCAGCATGGATGCCGTCACGCAGGTACCGACGCCGCACAACGAGCCGGTCCACACCTACGCGCCTGGAAGCCCCGAGCGGTCCCGATTGCGGTCGGCCCTGGCGGAGCACACCGCCGAGCCGATCGAGCTCCCGCACGTGATCGGTGGACGCCACCGGTTCGGTGCCGGTGAGCGGCGGGAAGTGGTTCAGCCGCATCGTCATTCGGCGGTCCTCGGGACGTTGACGAACGCGACCTACGACGACACCGACGCGGCGATCGACGCGGCGACCGCGGCCGCGCCGGGATGGCGGGAACTGCCGTTCGACGAGCGGGCCGCGGTGCTGCTGCGGGCGGCGGACCTGTTGTCCGGGCCGTGGCGCGAGAAGCTGGCCGCCGCCACCATGCTGGGCCAGTCCAAGTCGGTGCAGCAGGCCGAGATCGACGCGCCGTGCGAGCTGGTGGACTTCTGGCGGTTCAACGTGCACTTCGCCCGCGACATCCTGGCCACCCAACCGGCGTCGTCGCCGGGGGTGTGGAACCGGCTCGAGTACCGGCCGCTCGAGGGATTCGTGTACGCGGTCACGCCCTTCAACTTCACCGCCATCGCCGGGAACCTGCCGACGGCCCCCGCGCTCATGGGCAACACCGTGGTGTGGAAGCCGTCGCCCACCCAGACGCTCGCGGCGTACTGGACGATCCGGCTGCTCGAGGCGGCGGGCCTGCCGCCCGGCGTGATCAACCTGCTCACCGGCGACGGCATCGCGGTCTCGGACGTCGCACTGCGCGATCCCCGCCTGGCCGGGATTCACTTCACCGGTTCCACCACGACCTTCGAGTTTTTGTGGCGGGAGGTGGGTGCCGGCATCGGCCGCTACCGCGGCTACCCGCGCCTGGTGGGCGAGACCGGTGGCAAGGACTTCGTGGTGGCGCACCCGTCGGCCGATCCCGCGGTGCTCTCGACGGCGCTGATCCGCGGCGCGTTCGAGTACCAGGGACAGAAGTGTTCGGCCGCTTCGCGCGCGTACGTCCCGAAGTCGGTGTGGGCCGGGATGCAGGACCAGTTCCTGGCCGAGGTCGACGCGCTCACCTACGGGGACGTGAGCGATCTCGAGAACTTCGGCGGCGCCCTCATCGACCGGCGGGCCTACGACAAGAGTATCGCGGCGATCGAGCGCGCCCGCGGCGCCGACGGTGTGCAGGTGGCGGTCGGCGGCAAGTACGACGACAGCGTCGGCTACTTCGTCCGGCCCACCGTGCTCCTCGTCGAGGACCCGCACGACGAGGCACTGACCACCGAGTACTTCGGTCCGATCCTGTCCGTCCACGTCTACGACGACGGCGCCCCGGGCGCGTTCACCGACGTCCTCGCCGCGGTCGACACCGCGTCGCCGTACGCGCTCACCGGTGCGATCGTCGCGACCGACCGCGCCGCGATCGAACAGGCCTCGGCCGCATTGCGTTACACAGCCGGCAATTTCTACGTCAACGACAAACCGACCGGGGCCGTGGTGGGGCAGCAGCCGTTCGGGGGCGCTCGGGCGTCCGGCACCAACGACAAGGCGGGCTCGCCGCTCAACCTGCTGCGCTGGGTGTCGGCGCGCACGATCAAGGAGACGTTCGTTCCGCCCACCGATCACCGCTACCCGCACATGGACCCGGAGCCCGGTTCGTGACGTCGGGGGCGCTGTCGAACCCCCTGCGGCCGGCGATTTTGGCGGCCGCGGGTTCGGGGCGCGCGAAGAGCCTGATCACCCGGGCGCCGGGAACCAAGTCGATCGTCCGCCGGTTCGTCGCGGGGGAGACGCTCGGCGACGCGATGGCGGCGACGACGACGCTGCTGGGGCAGGGCCGATGGGTGAGTATCGACCGCCTCGGCGAGGACACCCGCGACGCCGCCCGGGCCCGCGACACCGTGGTGGCGTACCTCGAACTGCTCGCCGAGCTGGCGCGGCTGCCGCAGGCGCACGGTGCGGGTGCCCGCCCGCTGGAGGTGTCCGTCAAGCTCTCGGCGCTGGGACAGGACCTGCCCGGGGACGGGGGCAAGATCGCGCTCGACCATGCCCGCACCATCTGCGCCGCCGCGGAGGAGCACGGCGTGTGGGTCACCGTCGACGCCGAGGACCACACCCGCACCGATTCGACGCTGTCGATCGTGCGCGAGCTGCGGGCGGACTTCCCGTGGCTGGGCACGGTGCTGCAGGCGTACCTGCGCCGGACCGAGGCCGACTGCCGGGACCTGGCCGGCGCGCAGTCGCGGGTGCGGCTGTGCAAGGGCGCGTATCGCGAACCCGAATCGGTGGCGTTCCGCTCGCGCGCCGAGGTCGACGCGTCCTACCGGCGGTGCCTGACGGTTCTGATGCGCGGGCGCGGCTACCCCATGATCGCCACCCACGACCCGGCGATCATCGCCGCGGTCGACCCTCTGGCGATCGAAACCGGCCGGGGGACGGACGGGTACGAGCATCAGATGCTGTTCGGGATACGGGACCTCGAGCAGGCACGCCTCGTCGACGCCGGCCGCCGCGTGCGCGTGTACGTGCCGTACGGCAGCCAGTGGTACGGCTACTTCATGCGCCGGCTCGCCGAACGCCCGTCGAACCTGAGGTTCTTCGTGCGTTCGACACTCACCCGGGGCTGATTACACGATGTGAGACAGTGGGCGTCGTGCTGCTCAGTTCGCTCGACCCACTCGCCGTAGCGCGCGGCGACGACATGCCCGACGCCGTCCGGATCGGAGACACCGCGCTCTCGCGCACGGACATCCTCGGGGCCGCCGGGGCGCTGGCCAAACGGATCGCCGGCGCCCGCCGTGTCGCGGTCCTCGCCGAGCCGACCCCGGCCACCGTGATCGCGATCGTGGGCGGGCTACTCGCCGGGGCCACGCTGGTCCCGGTGCCGCCGGACTCGGGCCCGGCGGAACTGGCACACATCCTGTCCGATTCCGGCGCGCAGGCCTGGTTGGGTCGGGCCCCGGAGGGCTCCGATCTGCCGTCCGTCCCGGTCCGCGTGCACGCGCGCGACTGGCACGCCCACCCCGAGCCCGCCCCGTCTGCGATCGCGTTCGTGCTCTACACGTCGGGAACCACGGGCGCGCCCAAGGGGGTACTGCTCAGCCGGCGCGCCCTGGCCGCCGGCATCGACGCGATGGCCGAGGCGTGGGACTGGACGTCGAAGGACGTTCTGGTGCACGGCCTGCCGCTGTTCCACGTGCACGGGTTGATCCTCGGGCTCGTGGGTCCCCTCCGGGTGGGCAGCCGGCTGATCCACACCGGGAAGCCCACCCCGCAGGCGTACGCGCAGGCCGCGCGGGACGGCGGGACGCTGTTCTTCGGGGTGCCCACCGTGTGGTCGCGGATCGCCGACGACGCGGAGTCGGCCCGCGCGCTCGCCACGGCCAGGCTGCTGGTGTCGGGAAGCGCCGCGCTCCCGGTCCCGGTGTTCGAGCGGTTGCACGAGCTCACCGGGATCGCCCCGATCGAGCGGTACGGCATGAGCGAGACGATGTTGACCGTCACCACCCGCGTCGACGGCGAACGCCGACCCGGCTGGGTGGGTCTGCCGGTCCGCGGTGTCGAGACGCGACTGCGGGACGAGCACGGGGGAGAGGTCCCGCACGACGGCGAGAGCATCGGCGGCCTGCAGGTGCGCGGGCCCATGCTGTTCGACGGCTACCTCGGCCGCCCCGACGCGACCGCGGAGTCGTGGACGGAGGACGGGTGGTTCCGGACCGGCGACGTCGCGGTGGTCGACGCGGACGGGTTCCACCGCATCGTCGGCCGCGAGTCGACCGATCTCATCAAGTCGGGCGGCTACCGCATCGGCGCCGGGGAGGTCGAGACCGCGCTGCTCGGGCACCCCGCAGTCCGGGAAGCCGCCGTGGTGGGGCTGCCGGACGCCGACCTCGGCCAGCGTATCGTCGCGTTCGTCGTCGCCGACGGCGTCGATCCGCAGACGCTCATCGACCACGTCGCGTCGCAGCTGTCGGTCCACAAGCGCCCCCGCGAGGTGCGGATCGTGGAGTCGTTGCCGCGCAACGCGATGGGGAAGGTGCAGAAGAAGCTGCTGTAGGCGGCGCGAGGCGCCTAGTAGCGATAGAAGCCCTCGCCGGACGCGATGCCCAGCTTGCCCTTGTCGATGTAGTTCTCCTTGAGCCACGCGGCCAGCTTCCGCGCGTCCTCGTCGCCGTTGGCCATGATGTTGTACGGCGTGGTGAGGCCGATGATGTCGAAGATCTGGAACGGGCCCATCGGCGCGCCCGTCGCGATCTTCCACGTCTTGTCGACGCCCTCCGGATCGGCGTAGCCGCCGGCGGCGAGGGCGGCGGCCGCGTTGAGGAACGGCACGAGCAGCGAGTTCAGCACGTACCCCGCCTTCTCCTTGTGCAGTTCGATGGGCACCATGCCGATCTCGGACGCGAATTCGACGACCGTGCGGAACACCTCGGGGTCGGTCCGGTCGGTGCCCATCACTTCGGCGGTGTTGAAGCGCCACACCCGGTTCGCGAAGTGCAGCGCCAGGAACCGGTCCGGACGCCCGGTGGCGTCGGCCAGGTCGCTGGGCAGCAACGTCGACGAGTTGGTCGCGAAAATGGTCCGCTCGGGTGCGGCACTGCCGATCCGGCGGTACGTCTCCTGCTTGAGCGAGAGGATCTCCGGGATCGCCTCGATGACCAGGTCCGCGTCGGCGACGGCCGCGTCGAGATCGGTGGTCGAGGTGAGCCGGTCGAGCGTCGCGGCGGCACTGCCGTCGTCGGCGCCGGGGACCTCCTGCCGATAGGTGTCGACCAGGCCCGCGAAACGCCCGCGGGCGGCCTCGAGCGCGTTGTCGTCGATGTCGTACGACGTGACGTCGAATCCCTTGAAAGCGGTCTGGAAGGCGATCTGGGAGCCGAGGACTCCCGCCCCCAGTACCGTGACTTTCCGAATGTCCGTCATGAACTTCCTCCCGGTGGCGTGGCCGAATCGGACGACGGCCGGTTCCCTTGTGACGATATCCCCGACCCGCGCCCGGCGGCGTACCGTCGGGGTATGAGTGCAGTCACGAGTACCCGTATCGTTCTCGCCTCACGACCGGACGGCGAGCCCACCGAGGACAATTTCCGAACGGAGACAGTCGATTTGCCCGAGCTGTCCGACGGGCAGGTCCTGTTGCGGACGGTCTACCTCTCGCTCGACCCCTACATGCGCGGACGGATGAGTGCCGCCGAGTCGTACGCCGCGCCGGTCGAGGTGGGTGACGTCATGGTCGGCGGGACGGTCTCGCAGGTGATGGAGTCCCGGAACCCGGACGTGGCCGAGGGCGCGTACGTGCTCGCGTACGGTGGCTGGCAGACCCACTCCGTGGCCGACGGCAGGTCCGTCCGGGTCCTCGATCCCGATCGCGCGCCGCTGTCCACGGCGCTCGGTGTGCTCGGCATGCCCGGTTTCACCGCGTATGCCGGCCTTCTGAAGATCGGTCGCCCGCAGGCGGGCGAGACCGTCGTGGTGGCCGCCGCGTCGGGCCCGGTGGGCTCCGCAGTCGGGCAGATCGCGAAGATCCACGGCGCCCGGGCCGTCGGCATCGCCGGCGGTCCGGAGAAGTGCGCCCACGTGCGTGACGACCTGGGGTTCGACGTCGCGATCGACCATCGTGCAGACGATTTCGCCGAGCAGTTGCGCGATGCCGTACCGGACGGCATCGACGTGTACTTCGAGAACGTCGGGGGCCCGGTCACCGCGGCCGTGGTGCCGTTGCTCAATCTGTACGCACGAATGCCGGTGTGCGGCTTGGTCGCTCAGTACAACGCCCCGTCGGCTCCGGAGGGGCCGGACCGGTTGCCCGCGTTCATGGGCCGCGTCCTCACCAAGAGCCTGACCATCCGCGGGTTCATCCAGTCGGAGTTCGTCGAGGAGATGTACGACGACTTCGAACGCGACGCCTCCCAGTGGGTCGCCCAGGGGCTGCTGAAGTACCGGGAGGACGTCGTGGACGGATTGGAGAACGCGCCCGAAGCGTTCCTCGGGCTCCTGCACGGCAAGAACTTCGGGAAACTCGTCGTCCGCGTCGCGCCCGAGGAGTGATCGGCGGGCGAGGACCGATCGTCAGTCCGTGATGCCGACGGGGCGGTCGCCGACGATCGAGATCCGGTCCATCACGCGGCGCGCGGGGTAGTAGTCGCTGGACGCGTAGTGCTGGCAGGCGCGGTTGTCCCAGAACGCGATGGTGTCGGGACGCCAGTGCAGACGCACCTGGAACTCGGGGCGCTGGACGTGGCGGTACAGCATCCGCAGCAGCTCGTCCGACTCGTGCTGGGAGACGCCCAGGATCCGCTGCGTGAAGACCGGGTTCACGAACAGGACTCGGCGCCCGGTCTCCGGCACCACCCGTACCACCGGGTGCGTGACCGGAGGGAACGCCGGCCGGAGCATCTCGACGGTCTCGGCCGGCATGCCGCGGCCGAACGAGTTGATCCAGTCGTGTTCCGCTTCGAGGTGGTCGATGCGCGCGCGCACGTCCTCGGGCAGCAGGTCGTAGGCCGCGCCGGTGTCGGCCCACAGGGTGTCGCCGCCCACGTCGGGCACCTCGACACCACGCAGAATCGCTGCGAACGAGGGGAACTCGTGCCACGTGACGTCGTTGTGCCACATGTTCTCCACACCCGCGGCCACGGCGTCCTTGGCGAGGGTGGCGACATCCGCGTCGCTCTGGCCGGGCTGGGTGTACTTGAAGAACGGGTGCTGTTCGAGCTCGCCCCAGCGGGCGGCGAACGCGCGGTGGTCGGCGCGGTCGATGGCCTGGTCGCGGAAGAACAGCACCTTCCATTCGAGGAGTGCTCGACGCAGTTCCGCGAGGACGTCGTCGGAGAGGTCGCCGCTCAACCGGATTCCCGAGATCTCCGCGCCGATGGTGGGAGTCTTCGGGGTGAGCGAGAACAGCTCGTACGGACGGCTCTCGCAGCGGTCGGTGGTGCGGGGAGCGACCAGGGGCCCCACCGCGTAGAGCGGGTCCGTCGGGCGGGGCTCGAGGAACGTGCGGAAGATGTTCGGCGTCGCAGCTGCGGTCATAGCGAAACTCCTCGTGTTTCGGTGCATTCCGTCGGATCGGATGCACTGCCGGGTGGAACGGACGTGGGTGCCTCGATCATCGCCACACACGTGTCGACGAGGTCGGCGACGATCGCGGCGGTGTCCGCCGCCGTGCGGGCGGTGCCCTCGCGGGCGGCCAGCGACGTGATGCCGAGCATGACGATGTTGTCGGCACGCCACTCCGCGATGTGGCCGGGGGCGGGGCACAGGTCCACCAGCAGACGGTGGACGTGTCGGTAGCTTTCCGCTTTCAGGTGCTTGCGGATCATGTCGGCGAGCGCCGGATCGAACAGGCCCTGAACGAGGAATCGGGCGTAGCGGCTCCCGGGGCGCCCGAGGGTCTCGGCGGCGAGCGGCCGGACCAGTGCCTCGACGGCCCCGCGGACCGTGGGCGGTTCGCCCCGCCGTTCGATCTCGTCGAGAAGTTCGCGTCGGCGGGTGTCGACGGGTGTCATCCGGACCTCGACGAGCGCCTCG is part of the Rhodococcus sp. SGAir0479 genome and encodes:
- a CDS encoding TauD/TfdA dioxygenase family protein; protein product: MTAAATPNIFRTFLEPRPTDPLYAVGPLVAPRTTDRCESRPYELFSLTPKTPTIGAEISGIRLSGDLSDDVLAELRRALLEWKVLFFRDQAIDRADHRAFAARWGELEQHPFFKYTQPGQSDADVATLAKDAVAAGVENMWHNDVTWHEFPSFAAILRGVEVPDVGGDTLWADTGAAYDLLPEDVRARIDHLEAEHDWINSFGRGMPAETVEMLRPAFPPVTHPVVRVVPETGRRVLFVNPVFTQRILGVSQHESDELLRMLYRHVQRPEFQVRLHWRPDTIAFWDNRACQHYASSDYYPARRVMDRISIVGDRPVGITD
- a CDS encoding TetR/AcrR family transcriptional regulator, producing MTQTTARQAMLAAAEQIIAERGMPALTLKDVQIAANQSNKSAATYHFGSREGLIEALVEVRMTPVDTRRRELLDEIERRGEPPTVRGAVEALVRPLAAETLGRPGSRYARFLVQGLFDPALADMIRKHLKAESYRHVHRLLVDLCPAPGHIAEWRADNIVMLGITSLAAREGTARTAADTAAIVADLVDTCVAMIEAPTSVPPGSASDPTECTETRGVSL